In Aedes albopictus strain Foshan chromosome 3, AalbF5, whole genome shotgun sequence, the genomic window gtgttgtagaagacggccttaaccccacactaccctaaccttcctgttaaggtgtctgatgagcagatttatcccgcTTTGGGTTAAGAaggaaaaaaacacacacacacacacacacacacacacacacacacacacacacacacacacacacacacacacacacacacacacacacacacacacacacacacacacacacacacacacacacacacacacacacacacacacacacacacacacagaaatttgctcagttcgtcgagctgagttgattggtatatgagactcggccctgcgggcctcggatcgaaagtcggtttttcgagcggtatttatatccttcttatgggtgtaagaagggtaaaaataataaatagtgtagaaaagtacaccaaatcttgatcctgaaatgttcctgcatttaaacaaaccaggctggaaaatagcaagatcaaaacttgatatggtagatctcacaccgtaacgcaccattccaaggttatctacccacgttacgggttgtcGGCTTCAACGATCCATTATATTTACATTGCATTTGCATTTGCATTACAGTTGCATATAAAACTTAAAATAAGGAAAAGGGGATGTGGTAGAGTTTCAATTAATATTCGTTTAAATTTCGTGCGCGTCTCGTGCACACCTTTACTGGTTTCAGCCTACACACTTTATTGTGCATATCCTCAGTCTCTCTGCTACCATGCACCTGGACAGATCATTTTCCTCCGCAGCGCGCGTGGTATTAGCCATGGTCCTTTTAGGTCGTTATCACAATTACTATAACAAACAGTCGAAATATTTCGAAATATTGCAaatcatttcggttgcattatgaatcataatgtaaTGTAGTTGATTGATATACAACCCGAGATTCCTCGGAGCTTGGAAAACTTTGGCGGTTTTTTCGATGATATTGATGGGAATGATAATATTCTAGTGAATATTTCCTGCCGATGAAACAATGTTTGATCCTAAATTTTGAAGCGTGTTCGTGAAGTTCGGTGTTCTTGAAGCAAAGTCGTTTTCTATGTTTCAGGACAGCTCAAGCTAAAAGGTTTATTTATTAATTCATGTTCTGATTCAATGCATCGCTACTTACAATTTAGTGGCCGAACAAGTGTTTCGACGAACAAAGTTTTAGTTTAGGGTATCCAATAATAATCTATAAATGAAAAGTTAATACGTAGAAGCAATAATAATTCAACTAATCTTACATTTTATACAGCTATCCACGCAAATTTATCATTTTATAAAGAAGTGATGTTTTCCAAATACTGTACAATTCAGGAATAATAAATCTATTTTGTTTAGTGACATTAATCTATTCGTCTCTCCCTTTCCTGACATTCGCTCATTGGGTCATCATTTTAGCTGTTCAACCGAGGGGCTTGCTGCTGGTGACATCCTCCCCCGCATGTCGCACTTGGTTACGTGCGTCATCCTCTGTGGAGCCACCATCCTCTGGTTCAATATCCAATATCGCCAGTTTAGCGACTGCTCTTCTCAGGACTCCGCTTGGTGTAGAAACATCTGCTTGACGTACTATTCCGTCTTTTCCAGGATATGTGCGTACCACACGACCTCTCACCCATTTATTCCTGATCCGCTCATCAGCAATAATCACCAATGCACCTTCACTGATCGGGCGAACATCTTGAAACCATTTCGTCCTTCTTGTAATCATCGGAAGATATTCGGTGATCCATCTTTGCCAAATTTTGTCCAAAGTTTTCTGCACAGAGTTCCAACTATTCCGCACAGATTTTCCGTCACATACAAGACTTTTGATTGGTTGCTGCACAACAGTCGAACAGAGTAACAAAAAAAGATTTGGAGTGCTAgcttcttcatccgacgtttgcAGAGAGACGAAAGTAAGTGGACGAGAGTTGATCATCATTTCCGCCTCCGCGAAAAGTGTCTCTAGTGACTCGTCGTCAAGCTTATCATCGACTGGAACCGCAGCTAGGGCTACTTTGATCGACCTCACCATTCGTTCCCAGCATCCTCCCATATGCGGCGCTGAGGGCGGGTTGAATCGCCACTGTGTGTAGCCATCTGTGAACGCACTGCCAAGCTCTGTACTGATTTCTCGAATTTCGTTGTGTAACTCTCGGCTTACTCCGACAAAATTCGTTCCATTATCGGAATAAATCTCTTGAGGCGCTCCACGTCTGGCAATAAACCTACGAATTGCCTTCTTACAGGAATCAGCAGTTAAGCTTCTCGCGACCTCTATGTGAACTGCTCTAATGGTCAAGCATGTAAACACAACTCCCCAACGTTTCACCGCGCTCCGTCCAAGCTTCACCAAATAGGGTCCGAAATAGTCGATTCCGATAAACGTAAAAGCACGAACGTATGCGGTTAACCTTACTCGAGGTAAAGGTGCCATTTTTGGTACCACGGGTGTACACTTGTAGACTCGGCACCATATACACCGGGTTTTTGTCTTACACAAGCATGTTCGTAGTTTCACAATGTAAAATCTTTGACGTATCTCGTTTAACACAGTCTCGTAGTTGGCGTGTCGGTTTTTTTGATGATACCAATCTAGAAGGAGCTCCGTAACACGATGTTCTCGAGGTAATATAATTGGAAATTTTGCATCGAATGATAAGTATTCGAATGATAAGTATTCGGTTAACCTTACTCGAGGTAAAGGTGCCATTTTTGGTACCACGGGTGTACACTTGAAGACTCGGCACCATATACACCGGGTTTTTGTCTTACACAAGCATGTTCGTAGTTTCACAATGTAAAATCTTTGACGTATCTCGTTTAACACAGTCTCGTCGTTGGCGTGTCGGTATTTTTGATGATACCAATCTAGAAGGAGCTCCGTAACACGATGTTCTCGAGGTAATATAATTGGAAATTTTGCATCGAATGATAAGTATTCTGCCGCATCAATCCGGCCATCAACCCGAGGAACTCCTCGATCATCGATAATCGGTGGTAGTTTTGCTAACTTGCTGGAGCTCTCAAGCGTTTTCTTCTTCGTTTCGTGTTGTTTATTGTGGTTCATCACGGCTACTTCATCGGGAAAACTTTCTGATTGGACTAGAATCCATAGCGATTTCTCCGCATCCTGTAACTCTTCTCTGCCCAATTGCCTTCCAAGTTTTCGAGAAGAACCATGTACAGTTTTACGTAGGTTTCCGACATATCGTAGAACATACGCTAGGCATCTCTTAAGACGCTCAAATTTGGAAAAGCGATTGAATTGTATCATTGGTTTAACGACGAAGTGTGAGCAAACAAAAGATGGTCTCAGCTCTTCGTTGGTTGCGTCCACTTGCTCCTCCATCCAGTCACCATCTAGTTCGTAAAGAAATGTGGGTCCTCGATACCAGCGGCTTCCAGGATTGATCGATGGGCCTTTACCCCATTTTGTTGCTTCATCAGCTACGTTTTGTCTCGTGCCGCCATCAGTTCTAACCGAGGTATGAGAGTGCTTGTAACGGAGCAACTTTAGTTTTCGATGCGACAAGTGAACATCTTACTTCTCCTTGATCTATGATCTGAAAGTAGGCAACTGCTGCGTAGGATTCTTCGCTCGCGTCAACAAAAATATGAAGCTGGAGGGAATCGTAGCTGTGTCTATCGTATCCCGGAAAGTAACAACGGCTAACTTTAATCTTATTCATCTCCTGTAAGGCGTTTATCCATTCTTTCCACCGGCAGAATATTTGGTTAGGAATTTTGTCATCCCATGCTAGGTTTTCTCGCCTTTCCCTGTATGATGAATGCAGCCACCAACCCAAGTGGATCGTAGAGACTCATTACGACGCTGAGTAGTTGACGTTTACTAGGAACGATGTCCTCGTACAACATCCGTTGTATATCTTCCCGTAAGCACAGATGGAAAGAGAAGCAATCCTCTTCGGGTAACCAGATCATTCccaaaagtttttcaaatgtACATTCCTTGGCCACAGAAAACTGTTTCATTGCCGTTGGTTGCGTTTCTCCAATCTGTTCGAGAACTTCCATCTTGTTGGAGGTCCAGTTGCGAATGAAGAAATCGGCCTTCCCGTGAACTTCTGCTACATCGTTAGCTAGTTGCACCGCTTCTTCAATGGAGTCGACGCTGTCGAGATAATCAGCGACATAGTGTTTTTTGATGATTGCCTCTGATGCCCTGGGGAAGTCTCTCTGATGTTCcaatgcatttttgtttttgaCAAATTGCGATTGGGTGGGCGAACAAGTTGTTCCAAAGACAGCTACATTAGTCACCATAGTTTTGATTGGTTGATC contains:
- the LOC134292218 gene encoding uncharacterized protein LOC134292218, producing MEEQVDATNEELRPSFVCSHFVVKPMIQFNRFSKFERLKRCLAYVLRYVGNLRKTVHGSSRKLGRQLGREELQDAEKSLWILVQSESFPDEVAVMNHNKQHETKKKTLESSSKLAKLPPIIDDRGVPRVDGRIDAAEYLSFDAKFPIILPREHRVTELLLDWYHQKYRHANDETVLNEIRQRFYIVKLRTCLCKTKTRCIWCRVFKCTPVVPKMAPLPRVRLTEYLSFEYLSFDAKFPIILPREHRVTELLLDWYHQKNRHANYETVLNEIRQRFYIVKLRTCLCKTKTRCIWCRVYKCTPVVPKMAPLPRVRLTAYVRAFTFIGIDYFGPYLVKLGRSAVKRWGVVFTCLTIRAVHIEVARSLTADSCKKAIRRFIARRGAPQEIYSDNGTNFVGVSRELHNEIREISTELGSAFTDGYTQWRFNPPSAPHMGGCWERMVRSIKVALAAVPVDDKLDDESLETLFAEAEMMINSRPLTFVSLQTSDEEASTPNLFLLLCSTVVQQPIKSLVCDGKSVRNSWNSVQKTLDKIWQRWITEYLPMITRRTKWFQDVRPISEGALVIIADERIRNKWVRGRVVRTYPGKDGIVRQADVSTPSGVLRRAVAKLAILDIEPEDGGSTEDDARNQVRHAGEDVTSSKPLG